The following proteins are co-located in the Mesorhizobium sp. M1E.F.Ca.ET.045.02.1.1 genome:
- a CDS encoding P-II family nitrogen regulator, which translates to MKIVMAIIKPFKLDEVREALTAVGIQGLTVTEVKGYGRQKGHTEIYRGAEYAVSFLPKIKIEVAVGADMVDKAVEAITAAAKTGQIGDGKIFVFGIDQAVRIRTGETDTDAL; encoded by the coding sequence ATGAAAATCGTGATGGCAATCATCAAGCCGTTCAAGCTCGACGAGGTGCGCGAAGCGCTCACCGCCGTTGGCATCCAGGGCCTGACCGTCACCGAAGTCAAAGGCTACGGGCGTCAGAAGGGACATACGGAAATCTATCGCGGCGCGGAATACGCGGTCAGCTTCCTGCCCAAGATCAAGATCGAGGTCGCCGTCGGCGCCGACATGGTCGACAAGGCCGTCGAAGCCATCACCGCGGCCGCCAAGACCGGCCAGATCGGCGACGGCAAGATCTTCGTCTTCGGCATCGACCAGGCGGTGCGCATCCGCACCGGCGAAACAGACACCGACGCGCTCTGA